One part of the Saprospiraceae bacterium genome encodes these proteins:
- a CDS encoding class I SAM-dependent methyltransferase: protein MICLRYLERIKIYLEYYIKANTIFSMHPTFLYNFIQFVFDTKRVYYDFDILYKIHTALDRNETIIPSDSFSIQNQQNGYRISEFNKKAGHSLTDYETLYRISIFLQPQNILEFGTCMGTSAISLALAHKKSNLISVEGNSFLSAFCNSQFSKIDLPNCKCLHSDFYTYLKESNLQDFDLFFLDGHHHYESTLYYTREFLSQSTENAIIILDDIHWSKGMYKAWKEIIKEQSVQCSLETMRWGFLFKNRKITKGNYVYIDHKYKPWKIGLY, encoded by the coding sequence ATGATCTGTCTTCGATATTTAGAACGCATTAAAATTTACTTAGAATACTATATTAAAGCGAACACGATCTTTTCAATGCATCCAACGTTCCTTTATAATTTTATTCAATTTGTTTTTGATACTAAAAGAGTCTATTATGATTTTGATATATTGTATAAAATCCATACTGCCCTAGATAGAAATGAAACCATCATTCCGTCGGATAGCTTTTCAATTCAGAATCAGCAAAACGGATATCGTATTTCTGAGTTTAATAAAAAGGCTGGGCATTCGTTGACTGATTATGAAACGCTGTACCGTATATCCATATTTTTACAACCGCAAAACATACTTGAGTTTGGCACCTGTATGGGAACGAGTGCAATAAGCCTTGCCTTAGCCCATAAAAAATCGAATTTAATAAGCGTTGAAGGAAATTCATTTTTAAGTGCGTTTTGCAATTCACAATTTTCAAAAATAGACCTTCCAAATTGCAAATGTTTACATTCAGATTTTTATACTTACCTGAAAGAATCGAATCTCCAGGATTTTGATTTATTTTTTTTAGATGGTCATCACCATTATGAATCCACATTATATTATACCCGTGAATTTTTAAGTCAAAGTACAGAAAACGCCATCATCATTCTTGACGATATACATTGGTCAAAAGGGATGTATAAAGCCTGGAAAGAAATTATCAAAGAACAATCGGTTCAATGCAGTTTGGAAACTATGCGTTGGGGATTTCTATTCAAGAATCGCAAAATCACAAAAGGAAATTATGTTTATATCGATCATAAATATAAACCTTGGAAAATTGGATTATACTAA
- the folD gene encoding bifunctional methylenetetrahydrofolate dehydrogenase/methenyltetrahydrofolate cyclohydrolase FolD, which translates to MLLLDGNQLSAILRKELLIRVREFCQNDVRSPHLAAVLIGNNPASQAYVRNKIKACEEVGFASTLIRKPENTSQEELLHIIKGLNQDPTLDGYIVQLPLPRHLDEHAINLAINPEKDVDGFHPYNFGKMALGLPTYLPATPMGILMMLDRYQIDTEGKHCVVLGRSNIVGTPIAILMSKKSKPGNATVTMAHSRTKNLKELCLTADILIAALGIPKFVKADMVKAGAIVIDVGINRIDDPMTTKGTRLVGDVDFEEVALKVAAITPVPGGVGPMTITALLENTWKAFSKQVS; encoded by the coding sequence ATGCTACTTTTAGATGGAAATCAACTTTCTGCAATCCTAAGAAAAGAACTTCTTATCCGGGTTCGGGAATTTTGTCAGAATGATGTAAGATCGCCTCACCTTGCAGCCGTTTTGATTGGCAATAATCCTGCTAGTCAGGCCTATGTAAGAAATAAAATAAAAGCTTGTGAGGAAGTTGGATTCGCGTCTACACTTATCAGAAAGCCGGAGAACACTTCGCAAGAAGAATTATTGCATATTATTAAGGGTTTAAATCAGGATCCAACCTTGGATGGGTATATTGTACAATTACCCTTACCAAGACATCTTGACGAACATGCCATTAATCTTGCAATTAATCCAGAAAAGGATGTCGATGGTTTTCATCCCTATAATTTTGGTAAAATGGCCTTGGGTTTACCAACCTATTTACCGGCCACACCAATGGGAATTTTAATGATGTTGGATAGATATCAAATAGATACAGAAGGAAAACATTGTGTGGTTTTAGGCAGAAGTAATATTGTAGGTACCCCGATTGCAATTTTAATGTCTAAAAAATCGAAACCTGGAAATGCGACCGTTACAATGGCACATAGTCGCACAAAAAATTTAAAAGAACTTTGTTTAACAGCCGACATACTTATTGCAGCTTTAGGGATTCCGAAATTTGTGAAAGCAGATATGGTAAAGGCAGGTGCTATCGTAATTGATGTAGGAATTAATCGGATCGATGACCCGATGACAACTAAAGGAACCAGATTAGTTGGCGATGTCGACTTTGAAGAGGTCGCATTAAAAGTTGCAGCAATTACCCCCGTGCCTGGAGGTGTTGGACCAATGACCATTACCGCCCTACTCGAAAATACCTGGAAGGCATTTAGTAAACAAGTAAGTTAA
- the prmA gene encoding 50S ribosomal protein L11 methyltransferase, with product MACISYYIHLDAAQHEFEIAYLNELGIDSFIEHEDALEAFLETEDTNISAKIESYLKEKQRSFEKRSHQLRDWNKEWESNFDAFSIAKKLLVRAPFHPVDSTFKESLLISPKMAFGTGHHETTSMILEWMLDQNFENKKILDFGCGTGILGIFAAKRKASLVNFIDNDPLSIENTIENIQLNELVPMQCILGSIAQIPNDQYDVILANITRNILSESMELLVSHLFERGIIVISGFLETDLEFMLACLHKFHLKVLNRYQKKDWLCLIAQKQGLPETT from the coding sequence ATGGCTTGTATCTCCTATTATATCCATTTGGATGCCGCGCAACACGAGTTTGAAATTGCCTATTTAAATGAATTGGGTATTGATTCATTTATTGAACATGAAGATGCATTGGAAGCATTCTTAGAAACTGAAGACACAAATATTTCGGCTAAAATTGAATCTTATTTAAAAGAAAAACAACGAAGTTTCGAAAAAAGAAGTCATCAGTTACGGGATTGGAATAAAGAATGGGAGTCCAATTTTGATGCATTTTCTATTGCTAAAAAACTCTTGGTAAGAGCACCGTTTCACCCTGTAGATTCTACTTTTAAAGAGTCGTTATTGATTTCTCCCAAAATGGCTTTTGGAACCGGTCATCATGAGACTACCTCCATGATTTTAGAATGGATGTTGGATCAAAATTTTGAAAATAAAAAAATTCTTGACTTTGGATGTGGAACAGGAATCCTGGGAATTTTTGCTGCAAAAAGAAAGGCAAGCTTAGTTAATTTTATTGATAATGATCCGCTTTCAATAGAAAATACGATAGAAAATATTCAATTAAATGAGCTCGTTCCAATGCAATGTATCCTGGGCTCAATAGCTCAAATTCCGAATGACCAATATGATGTTATTTTGGCAAACATCACGCGAAATATTTTATCAGAATCAATGGAACTTTTGGTGTCCCACCTATTTGAACGTGGAATCATCGTAATCTCAGGATTTTTAGAAACGGATTTAGAATTTATGTTAGCATGTCTTCATAAGTTTCATTTAAAAGTATTAAACCGCTATCAAAAGAAAGATTGGTTATGCCTTATTGCTCAAAAGCAAGGGCTCCCGGAAACAACTTAA
- the iscX gene encoding Fe-S cluster assembly protein IscX, whose protein sequence is MPFKDIENLPISWKDHEDVAMALYERFGPEFTEGKIYRLRFTELIEWILEIPHFEGKREACNEAHLEQIQAKWVYEWRDNNS, encoded by the coding sequence ATGCCATTTAAAGATATAGAAAATTTACCTATTAGCTGGAAGGATCATGAAGATGTTGCAATGGCTTTATATGAACGATTTGGCCCTGAATTTACAGAAGGGAAAATCTATCGCCTTCGCTTTACAGAATTGATTGAATGGATTTTAGAAATCCCTCACTTTGAAGGTAAACGCGAAGCATGCAATGAAGCCCATTTGGAACAAATTCAAGCAAAATGGGTATATGAATGGAGGGATAATAATTCCTAA
- a CDS encoding UbiA family prenyltransferase produces the protein MVIKAWIRMLRIPNLGILAFTQFLIYFKLINFYFPGEELNLNLRQFSLLVIAFACVTCSGYIINNIYDRQLDSRHELTSLIPKYFSLPFSWSLYSFFTFTGFAISCYLSFKTGFHYSILIYPFVAFGLWYYALKLKCSPLLGNILISIFTGLSIAIIPYAFWESIYALRLLDYVQWSQLMYHFIMLIILAFLSNLAREIIKDIEDEEGDKAEACLSTAAYFGQQKCKQLALHILVAIFVINLSVCWFASNVQFVFYTIAFLVLPLTVIIIQLIRSKVIKDFSRLSTMLKFYMLIGILFWTYIL, from the coding sequence ATGGTAATAAAAGCTTGGATCCGGATGCTTAGAATTCCCAATCTAGGGATTCTTGCATTCACACAATTTTTAATCTATTTTAAATTAATCAATTTTTATTTTCCGGGTGAAGAATTAAATTTAAATCTGCGCCAATTTAGTTTATTGGTCATTGCATTTGCTTGTGTTACCTGTTCGGGTTATATCATTAATAATATTTACGACCGGCAATTAGATTCGAGGCATGAACTTACAAGTTTAATTCCAAAATATTTTTCACTTCCCTTCTCGTGGAGCCTTTATAGCTTTTTTACATTTACAGGGTTTGCAATCTCCTGTTACCTTTCATTTAAAACAGGATTTCACTACTCTATTCTGATATACCCATTTGTTGCATTTGGATTGTGGTATTACGCTTTAAAATTAAAATGTAGTCCGCTTCTGGGAAATATTTTGATTTCGATTTTTACAGGCCTCTCTATTGCCATCATACCATATGCATTTTGGGAATCTATTTATGCGTTACGTTTGTTGGATTATGTTCAATGGAGTCAACTCATGTATCATTTTATCATGCTCATCATATTAGCTTTTTTAAGCAATTTAGCACGTGAAATTATAAAAGATATAGAAGATGAGGAAGGCGATAAAGCGGAAGCATGTTTGTCAACTGCCGCATATTTTGGCCAACAAAAATGCAAACAATTGGCTTTACATATTTTGGTAGCAATCTTTGTAATTAATCTTTCTGTTTGTTGGTTTGCATCAAATGTTCAATTTGTGTTCTACACAATTGCATTTTTAGTACTGCCACTTACCGTTATTATTATACAACTCATTAGATCAAAAGTTATAAAAGATTTTAGTCGTTTGAGCACTATGCTTAAATTTTATATGTTAATTGGAATTCTTTTTTGGACTTATATTTTATGA
- a CDS encoding 2Fe-2S iron-sulfur cluster binding domain-containing protein: MAKFIFKFEDPGIPEKTAVLDAQDKSILEIAEALDVHLNHNCGGVCACSTCHIYIDAGDSFLEPLSDKEEDFIDRAINPRLESRLACQCIILDESAEITIEVPDQKRIIGHEH, from the coding sequence ATGGCTAAGTTCATTTTTAAATTTGAAGATCCGGGGATTCCCGAAAAGACAGCAGTGCTTGATGCGCAAGATAAATCAATTTTAGAAATAGCGGAGGCATTGGATGTGCATTTAAATCACAACTGTGGAGGTGTATGTGCTTGTTCCACTTGTCATATTTATATAGACGCAGGAGATTCCTTTTTAGAGCCCTTGTCTGATAAAGAAGAAGACTTTATAGACCGCGCTATAAATCCAAGACTTGAATCCCGTTTAGCGTGTCAGTGTATTATATTGGATGAATCTGCTGAAATAACGATTGAGGTACCCGATCAAAAAAGGATTATTGGTCACGAACATTAA
- a CDS encoding AAA family ATPase, whose translation MEENIKLPETKKFKFKELKVYASTEWLADNKKKYRQVFDRFDTSYIYVELSFINKYFDKESWETDIELKCYSLIKTKKEVCNLSFRRKISKFDHTVYIREGWGNKKEGSFWKKGTYYWEAWMDGEKIGSKYFYIEDPGMSKSDGLVPYLELQSLKLYEGPFEDVLQDERQYVKTFHGEETRYVYAELVLNNKCVQANWQCELFIKFLNEARELKGQVTRLVAVRKEDEKIYITAGWGSNVKGSWWEGLYTVEIIFLEHLLAVMPFEIGFDFEVGIAPITLPHASDPIVLPGHEVDSTKLEDVLFELNQLIGLQEIKRKVSEHAQYVKFLQLRQEKGIKEEEKLSLHSVFYGNPGTGKTTIAKMMGKLYKKMGVLSKGHVYEADRAELVGEYIGQTAPKVKEVIEKARGGVLFIDEAYALARTNDDSKDFGREVIEILVKELSNGPGDLAVIMAGYPKEMKYFLDSNPGLKSRIKLYFEFPDYLPQELYEIAHFAMQKKAVKFRENATAELHHLILEAYRNRDNTFGNARLVFDLVEKAKINLGIRVMSNTAPQDLDLESLSQVSLEDVEKIEMEMVHTKPLIPIDHELLSTALSELDALIGIDNVKKEIKELVKIVQFAKKSGKEVLNQHYLHTVFLGNPGTGKSTVARIIAKFYKALGILERGHMVETDRQGLVAGYIGQSAIKTAEKIEEAMGGVLFIDEAYSLTAGGNQHADYGSEVIQTLLKRMEDQRGQFFVFVAGYTEPMEYFLKSNPGLNSRFDKILKFEDYSEEELFMIALKMFSDIKLHMSEAAETHLRSYLAYLYNSKDKFFGNARVIRSICEEIIRFQNIRLSNLTESELSKTNQSIVELEDVHSFVPGKDRRDIFNRPRLGFMK comes from the coding sequence ATGGAAGAGAATATAAAGTTACCAGAGACTAAAAAATTCAAATTCAAGGAATTGAAAGTCTATGCTTCCACAGAGTGGTTGGCTGATAATAAGAAAAAATACAGACAAGTTTTTGACCGATTTGATACTTCCTATATCTATGTTGAACTTTCATTTATTAATAAATACTTTGATAAGGAATCTTGGGAAACAGATATTGAGCTCAAATGCTATAGCTTGATTAAAACTAAAAAGGAAGTTTGCAATCTAAGTTTTCGTCGGAAAATTTCTAAATTTGATCATACGGTTTATATCCGGGAAGGTTGGGGTAATAAAAAAGAAGGCTCGTTCTGGAAAAAAGGTACTTATTATTGGGAAGCCTGGATGGATGGTGAAAAAATTGGCAGCAAATATTTTTATATTGAAGATCCTGGAATGAGTAAATCTGATGGATTAGTTCCATATCTGGAATTGCAATCGTTAAAACTTTATGAAGGCCCTTTTGAAGATGTTTTGCAGGATGAAAGGCAATATGTAAAAACATTTCATGGGGAAGAAACCCGGTATGTATATGCAGAATTGGTTTTAAATAATAAATGTGTTCAAGCCAATTGGCAGTGTGAATTATTCATTAAATTTCTGAATGAAGCCCGGGAATTAAAAGGCCAGGTTACACGATTGGTGGCAGTTAGAAAGGAAGATGAAAAAATTTATATAACGGCTGGATGGGGATCTAATGTAAAAGGAAGTTGGTGGGAAGGATTGTATACAGTTGAAATCATTTTTTTGGAACATCTACTTGCCGTAATGCCCTTTGAAATTGGCTTTGATTTTGAAGTAGGGATTGCACCCATTACCTTACCGCACGCTTCAGATCCAATAGTTTTACCTGGACATGAAGTAGATTCCACAAAATTAGAAGATGTACTTTTTGAATTAAATCAACTCATAGGACTTCAAGAAATAAAACGCAAAGTAAGCGAACATGCACAGTATGTAAAGTTTTTACAATTGCGACAAGAAAAAGGAATAAAGGAAGAAGAAAAGCTTTCCTTACATTCTGTTTTTTATGGTAATCCTGGTACCGGTAAGACCACGATTGCAAAAATGATGGGCAAGCTTTATAAAAAAATGGGCGTCCTTTCTAAAGGTCATGTTTATGAAGCGGATCGAGCAGAATTGGTCGGTGAGTATATTGGACAAACCGCACCTAAAGTAAAAGAAGTAATTGAAAAAGCAAGAGGTGGTGTACTTTTTATTGATGAAGCTTATGCGCTTGCTAGAACCAATGACGATAGTAAGGATTTTGGGAGAGAAGTTATAGAAATTCTAGTAAAGGAACTATCGAATGGTCCGGGTGATCTGGCTGTCATCATGGCAGGATATCCAAAAGAAATGAAGTATTTTTTGGATTCTAACCCAGGATTAAAATCAAGGATAAAATTGTATTTTGAATTTCCGGATTATCTTCCTCAGGAGTTATATGAAATTGCACATTTTGCAATGCAAAAAAAAGCTGTCAAATTTCGGGAGAATGCTACAGCAGAATTGCATCACTTAATTTTAGAAGCTTATAGGAATCGGGACAATACTTTTGGGAATGCGCGTTTAGTATTTGATTTGGTAGAAAAAGCTAAAATAAATTTAGGAATCCGGGTAATGTCTAATACCGCTCCCCAGGATCTTGATTTAGAATCTTTAAGCCAGGTTTCATTAGAAGATGTTGAAAAAATTGAAATGGAAATGGTCCATACAAAACCATTAATTCCCATTGACCATGAATTATTAAGTACCGCACTTTCAGAATTAGACGCATTGATTGGTATCGATAATGTCAAAAAGGAAATCAAAGAATTAGTTAAAATTGTTCAGTTTGCAAAAAAATCTGGAAAAGAAGTACTTAACCAACATTATTTGCACACTGTTTTTCTTGGAAATCCAGGTACCGGAAAAAGTACGGTAGCCCGAATTATTGCAAAATTCTATAAAGCTTTAGGAATCCTGGAACGGGGCCATATGGTGGAAACAGACCGCCAGGGATTAGTGGCTGGTTATATTGGTCAATCAGCCATCAAAACTGCGGAAAAAATTGAAGAGGCAATGGGCGGTGTTTTATTTATTGATGAAGCGTATTCATTGACAGCAGGGGGTAATCAACATGCAGATTATGGTAGTGAAGTGATTCAAACTTTATTAAAAAGAATGGAAGATCAACGAGGTCAGTTTTTCGTATTTGTGGCTGGTTATACTGAACCAATGGAATACTTTTTAAAGTCAAATCCCGGTTTAAATAGCAGATTTGATAAAATTTTAAAATTTGAGGATTATTCAGAAGAAGAATTATTTATGATTGCTTTAAAAATGTTTTCAGATATTAAGCTACATATGAGTGAAGCAGCTGAAACGCATTTAAGATCTTATCTCGCGTATTTGTATAATTCAAAGGATAAGTTTTTTGGAAACGCTCGGGTAATTCGTTCTATATGTGAGGAGATTATCAGGTTCCAGAATATTAGACTTTCCAATTTAACAGAAAGTGAATTAAGTAAGACAAATCAATCGATCGTTGAATTAGAAGATGTACATTCATTTGTACCGGGTAAAGATCGACGAGATATTTTTAATCGCCCAAGATTAGGCTTTATGAAATAA
- the maf gene encoding septum formation protein Maf, whose protein sequence is MKTKINLRKLILASSSPRRKQLLDEAGFWFDVIPLPFEEIYPDDMARHEVAIYLAEEKAKAASHLIHGDEILLTADSIVVLNDFIFGKPKDEKEAYKILAHLSGKKHMVYTGVCLKDSLKLISFTGKSEVFFRELNHEEIMWYIQQYKPFDKAGSYAIQEWIGLCKISHIQGSYANIMGLPTDLVYESLKLFPGALAFEQ, encoded by the coding sequence ATGAAAACAAAAATCAATTTACGTAAATTAATCCTGGCTTCCTCATCCCCTAGAAGGAAGCAATTACTTGATGAAGCAGGTTTTTGGTTTGATGTTATTCCATTGCCATTTGAGGAGATCTACCCGGATGACATGGCAAGACATGAAGTGGCCATTTATTTAGCAGAGGAAAAAGCAAAAGCGGCAAGTCATTTAATTCATGGAGATGAAATCTTATTAACTGCAGATTCTATTGTGGTATTAAATGATTTTATTTTTGGAAAACCGAAGGATGAAAAAGAAGCATACAAAATACTTGCACATTTATCGGGTAAAAAACATATGGTGTATACAGGTGTTTGTTTGAAAGATTCATTAAAGCTAATTTCATTTACCGGGAAGTCTGAAGTATTTTTCAGAGAATTAAACCATGAAGAAATTATGTGGTATATTCAACAATACAAACCTTTTGACAAAGCTGGCTCATATGCTATACAGGAATGGATTGGTCTATGTAAAATATCCCATATCCAAGGAAGTTATGCAAATATTATGGGGTTGCCAACTGATTTAGTATATGAATCTCTTAAGTTGTTTCCGGGAGCCCTTGCTTTTGAGCAATAA
- a CDS encoding HAD-IIIA family hydrolase, translating into MNVYDRFIKVQAIILDIDGVCTDNRILVTDHGEFLRSMNVKDGYAIKKAIHAGIKMAIISGGRSNGTRLRFELLGIKDIHLGIEHKYPSLVEILRQWNISADNTAYMGDDIPDLEVMSKVGLAACPADSAPEILKIANYISPLNGGNACVRDLIEKVLQAQGKW; encoded by the coding sequence ATGAATGTATATGATCGTTTTATTAAGGTTCAGGCGATAATCCTGGACATTGATGGTGTTTGCACTGATAACCGGATATTAGTTACAGATCATGGGGAGTTTTTAAGAAGTATGAATGTCAAAGATGGATATGCAATAAAAAAAGCAATCCATGCTGGAATTAAAATGGCTATTATTTCAGGTGGCCGAAGCAATGGAACCCGATTGCGTTTTGAATTATTGGGCATCAAGGACATCCATTTAGGAATAGAGCATAAATATCCAAGCCTCGTTGAAATCCTTCGGCAATGGAATATAAGTGCAGATAACACTGCTTATATGGGCGACGATATCCCTGATTTGGAAGTCATGTCTAAGGTAGGATTGGCTGCCTGTCCTGCAGATTCAGCTCCTGAAATTCTAAAAATTGCGAATTATATTTCCCCATTAAATGGTGGAAATGCTTGCGTCCGGGATTTGATTGAAAAAGTATTGCAAGCTCAAGGAAAATGGTAA